One genomic window of Candidatus Pseudobacter hemicellulosilyticus includes the following:
- a CDS encoding imelysin family protein, translating into MNRFLISKGLIGGILVALTACWALACSKGDKGNGTDAAADTFKRNMLVNYADTLILPAYTDLQNKLGLLETAISNFLASPDAGTQTQLRTSFKNAYLAFEGVSALYIGPAASLQFNISYNTFPTAMAKVETAIQTGSYNLTLPIVSDSIQGFPALDYLLFNPDAINQFKGSTAVNRKQYVKDILDHMKTLLTGTISQWQNGFRNNFVDNLKTNVGSPIGSLVNQFAFEMDALKGPRIGYPFGKQSNGIVFADKCEGYFSGITKELAIANLGSLRKFFMGGAGNGIDDYLQLLGKQSLKNDVLAQFDVALNALNAIPAPMSAAFAGNAPAVENAYKEVQKLLTLIKTDVASATAVQITYMDNDGD; encoded by the coding sequence ATGAATCGTTTTTTGATCAGCAAAGGATTGATAGGGGGTATACTGGTTGCACTGACGGCTTGCTGGGCCCTGGCCTGCAGTAAAGGCGATAAAGGGAACGGGACCGATGCTGCTGCCGATACCTTTAAAAGGAATATGCTCGTCAACTATGCTGACACCCTTATTCTCCCGGCTTATACAGACCTGCAAAACAAGCTGGGATTACTGGAAACAGCTATCAGTAATTTTCTGGCGTCACCGGACGCGGGTACGCAAACGCAGTTGAGAACCTCCTTTAAAAATGCTTACCTGGCATTTGAAGGCGTCTCCGCGCTGTATATTGGCCCTGCAGCCTCCCTGCAGTTCAATATCAGCTACAATACTTTTCCCACGGCGATGGCCAAAGTGGAGACTGCTATCCAGACCGGTTCGTACAACCTGACATTACCCATTGTATCGGATAGTATCCAGGGCTTTCCCGCGCTGGATTACCTCCTGTTCAACCCGGATGCCATCAACCAGTTCAAAGGCAGTACCGCTGTCAACCGGAAACAATATGTAAAGGATATCCTGGACCATATGAAGACGCTGCTGACCGGCACTATCAGCCAATGGCAGAATGGTTTCAGGAATAATTTCGTGGACAACCTGAAGACCAATGTAGGCAGCCCGATAGGCAGCCTGGTGAACCAGTTTGCTTTTGAAATGGATGCCCTGAAGGGGCCGCGTATTGGTTATCCTTTTGGCAAGCAGTCCAATGGTATTGTCTTTGCCGACAAATGCGAAGGCTATTTTTCCGGGATCACCAAAGAACTGGCTATCGCCAACCTGGGCAGCCTGCGCAAATTCTTTATGGGTGGCGCCGGTAATGGGATTGACGACTACCTTCAACTGCTGGGCAAACAATCCCTGAAGAATGATGTACTGGCGCAGTTTGATGTTGCGTTGAATGCGCTGAATGCTATTCCTGCGCCTATGTCGGCCGCTTTTGCCGGCAATGCCCCTGCCGTGGAAAATGCGTATAAGGAAGTACAGAAATTATTAACCCTGATCAAGACCGATGTAGCTTCCGCCACCGCGGTGCAGATCACTTATATGGACAATGACGGCGATTAA
- a CDS encoding EamA family transporter, which translates to MWKYYALLSALFAGITAVLAKMGLKGITGNLATAIRTTVVLFMAWGIVLFWGQWKEMKLISRHNLLFLVLSGIATGLSWIFYFKALETGPVSKVAPIDKLSVAIAIGLSVILLKEAVDWKTLAGAGLIIAGTLVLIR; encoded by the coding sequence ATGTGGAAATATTATGCACTTCTTTCGGCATTATTTGCGGGCATTACGGCCGTATTGGCCAAGATGGGCCTGAAAGGCATCACGGGCAATCTGGCCACAGCCATCCGTACTACTGTGGTATTATTTATGGCCTGGGGCATTGTATTGTTCTGGGGACAATGGAAAGAAATGAAACTGATCAGCAGGCATAACCTGCTTTTCCTGGTCTTGTCCGGCATTGCTACCGGGCTTTCCTGGATCTTCTACTTCAAAGCCCTGGAGACAGGACCCGTATCCAAAGTAGCGCCTATAGATAAGTTGAGCGTAGCCATTGCCATCGGGCTTTCAGTAATCCTCTTAAAGGAAGCAGTGGACTGGAAAACGCTTGCCGGCGCGGGCCTCATCATTGCCGGTACGCTGGTATTGATCCGGTAA
- a CDS encoding DUF4856 domain-containing protein has product MTKRLPGFTLIIMCAFSVVSCDKDDTPDYTVPTTYNFTNTDYSEASGRVSMWAGFSSWLGKSTGRVLNQDTANFMWNNTNTAFTAETASNLPFSVSAINALGFNLSSKTADAATVKQWVDSMVKVSKSFNATASNGIPGMVGNRLVNYSGLEFNQLVAKGMMGALQLSQALMYLEKSTTDDNNTIIEGKGTAMQHSWDLAFGYVGLPADYDSSKAYENTDSKRPLAIGGYFRERGRFIQAGGRVFGAFLKGRAAIDAKDYKGRDEAIGVIKSYLEKTLAAAAYAYASLGQGSGTLAVKFHALSECYGFVLALKNRPANSPLSASNYQTLLDNLKTNFYVLVADASNTKLKQVQSILSTTYGQLQAE; this is encoded by the coding sequence ATGACTAAGCGATTACCCGGTTTCACGTTGATCATTATGTGCGCTTTCAGTGTCGTTTCCTGTGATAAGGACGATACCCCCGATTATACGGTACCCACCACCTATAATTTTACCAATACAGACTATTCGGAGGCTTCCGGCAGGGTAAGCATGTGGGCGGGCTTTTCCAGCTGGTTGGGTAAATCCACCGGACGTGTATTGAATCAGGATACGGCCAATTTTATGTGGAATAATACCAACACTGCCTTTACCGCAGAAACAGCCTCCAATCTTCCATTTTCTGTTAGCGCCATCAATGCGCTGGGTTTTAACCTGTCTTCCAAAACCGCCGATGCCGCTACTGTTAAGCAGTGGGTGGATTCCATGGTGAAAGTGAGCAAGTCTTTTAACGCCACTGCTTCCAATGGTATTCCCGGTATGGTGGGCAACAGGCTGGTGAACTATTCCGGCCTGGAATTCAACCAGCTGGTAGCAAAAGGTATGATGGGCGCCCTGCAGCTGAGCCAGGCGCTGATGTACCTGGAGAAATCAACAACGGACGACAACAATACGATCATAGAAGGGAAGGGTACAGCCATGCAGCATAGTTGGGACCTGGCTTTCGGGTATGTTGGCCTGCCCGCAGATTATGACTCTTCAAAAGCCTATGAGAATACTGATTCTAAAAGACCCCTGGCCATTGGCGGTTATTTCCGGGAGCGGGGGCGTTTTATCCAGGCGGGCGGACGCGTATTTGGCGCATTCCTGAAAGGGCGGGCAGCCATCGATGCCAAAGATTATAAAGGCCGGGATGAAGCTATCGGCGTGATCAAATCCTACCTGGAAAAAACACTGGCCGCCGCTGCGTATGCCTATGCCAGTCTGGGTCAGGGCTCTGGTACACTGGCTGTTAAGTTCCATGCACTATCAGAGTGTTATGGTTTTGTGCTGGCCCTGAAAAACAGGCCTGCCAATAGTCCTCTGTCTGCTTCCAACTACCAGACCCTCCTGGATAACCTGAAAACAAATTTTTATGTACTGGTAGCGGATGCTTCCAATACTAAACTTAAACAGGTGCAATCCATCCTCTCCACCACCTACGGGCAACTGCAGGCGGAGTAG
- a CDS encoding zinc-dependent metalloprotease, with translation MKMNCQLLLISCLLVFCHNLLPLDSTAQGWVMPKAKDPVKPYEQVVTGEARTSKGFISVHALNNRYLLEVPDSILGRDLFAVNRLVRSAQDWRHPLGGLCSYGNDWIGQTLFRFRKDAGDKLVLEVLSTSERADSSAPYLLDALQQNNLAPVHASFPVKAYGKAGGSSVIDITDYLAADNPIFGYMAELKMFAMPGTFAADRSYITGVRAYPLNLEISSTRTYNAGTAVLSGEYNSSVILLPKEPMRPRHFDDRVGYLAAVTTEYKAFDGQGGIRNKAFIWRWRVEPRPEDLDKYYRGELVEPAKPIVFYIDPATPKKWVSYLIAGVNDWQPAFEKAGFKNAVLAKEVDPADSSFDINDARHNVIVYKAAAMANAMGHSLQDPRSGEMIESHIQWYHSVMEVLYKWYFLQAGAVDTAAQHPAFSDELMGQLIRFVSSHEIGHALGLRHNWGSSSTTTVAQLRDKQWVEAHGHTPSIMDYARFNYVAQPEDSVGRAGIFPRIGDYDQWAIEWGYKLLPEGADAATEKKVLNQRIIEKLNQGERYRFGIGDDPSAKYPDNQREDLGDDAMEAGAYGIRNLQRIRPNLVKWVQAPGQSYDKLEDMYKSLVGQYEWYIKHVTANIGGVVFTPRSTEQAGDVYVLFAKEKQRRAVAFLHKELFLSPEWLKDDFIFQMTKVDFSLVQNLQRNAIKQLLDPKVFEKLRSQEMADPARAYTVEALLEDLASGIFAEWFSGAPVSTNRRMVQNAYINELLALLPVMANLPMAAEATVRQQAKQLLAASRKAAAATKDELTRIHLEGIARKLEEGIVVPLKQAENLRGE, from the coding sequence ATGAAAATGAATTGTCAATTATTGCTGATCAGTTGCCTGCTGGTCTTCTGCCATAACCTGCTTCCATTGGACAGTACAGCACAGGGGTGGGTCATGCCCAAGGCTAAAGATCCTGTAAAGCCCTATGAGCAGGTGGTGACGGGGGAAGCCCGTACCAGCAAAGGCTTTATCAGCGTGCATGCACTCAATAACCGTTACCTGCTTGAAGTGCCGGACAGCATCCTGGGCCGCGACCTGTTTGCCGTTAATCGCCTGGTGCGCTCAGCACAGGACTGGCGGCACCCGCTGGGAGGACTTTGCAGTTATGGGAACGACTGGATTGGACAGACCCTGTTCCGTTTCCGCAAAGATGCAGGCGATAAACTGGTGCTGGAAGTCCTTAGCACGTCGGAACGTGCGGACAGCAGCGCACCCTACCTGCTGGACGCCCTGCAGCAAAACAACCTCGCGCCGGTGCATGCCAGCTTCCCGGTCAAAGCCTATGGGAAAGCCGGGGGCTCCTCAGTTATAGATATCACCGACTACCTGGCTGCTGATAATCCAATTTTCGGTTATATGGCCGAGTTAAAAATGTTTGCCATGCCAGGGACCTTTGCAGCTGATCGCTCCTATATCACCGGCGTAAGAGCCTATCCCCTAAACCTGGAGATCAGTTCCACCCGTACCTATAATGCCGGCACGGCCGTACTCTCCGGTGAATACAACAGCTCCGTTATCCTGCTGCCCAAAGAACCCATGCGTCCCCGCCATTTTGATGATCGCGTAGGTTACCTGGCCGCCGTCACTACCGAGTACAAAGCCTTTGACGGGCAGGGCGGCATCCGCAACAAAGCGTTTATCTGGCGCTGGCGGGTAGAACCCAGACCGGAGGACCTGGACAAATATTACCGGGGCGAGCTGGTGGAGCCGGCCAAACCCATCGTATTCTATATTGATCCCGCTACGCCTAAAAAGTGGGTGTCTTACCTTATTGCCGGCGTGAACGACTGGCAGCCTGCTTTTGAAAAGGCCGGCTTCAAAAATGCCGTGCTGGCAAAAGAGGTGGACCCGGCCGACAGCAGCTTTGATATCAATGATGCCCGGCATAACGTGATTGTGTATAAAGCCGCCGCTATGGCCAATGCGATGGGCCATTCCCTTCAGGACCCGCGCAGCGGCGAGATGATAGAGTCGCATATCCAGTGGTACCACAGTGTCATGGAAGTGCTGTACAAATGGTATTTCCTGCAGGCCGGCGCAGTGGATACGGCTGCACAGCATCCTGCCTTTTCTGATGAGCTGATGGGCCAGCTGATCCGTTTTGTTTCTTCCCATGAAATTGGTCATGCCCTGGGTCTCCGGCATAACTGGGGTTCCAGTTCTACTACTACAGTGGCGCAGCTGCGGGATAAGCAATGGGTGGAAGCGCATGGTCATACGCCGTCTATCATGGACTATGCCCGCTTCAATTATGTGGCGCAACCGGAAGATAGTGTCGGTCGCGCCGGTATCTTTCCCCGCATAGGCGATTATGACCAGTGGGCCATTGAATGGGGCTATAAGCTGCTGCCCGAAGGCGCAGATGCCGCCACAGAGAAAAAAGTACTGAACCAGCGGATCATTGAAAAGCTGAACCAGGGTGAGCGCTATCGTTTTGGTATCGGTGATGATCCTTCCGCCAAATACCCGGACAACCAGCGGGAGGACCTGGGCGATGACGCAATGGAAGCCGGTGCCTACGGTATCCGCAACCTGCAGCGGATCCGGCCTAACCTGGTGAAATGGGTACAGGCGCCGGGCCAATCCTATGATAAGCTGGAAGACATGTACAAAAGCCTGGTGGGCCAATACGAATGGTATATCAAACATGTCACCGCCAATATCGGCGGGGTAGTTTTTACGCCGCGCAGCACGGAGCAGGCGGGTGATGTGTATGTTCTCTTTGCTAAAGAAAAACAACGGCGGGCCGTGGCCTTCCTGCATAAAGAACTGTTCCTGTCGCCGGAATGGCTGAAGGATGATTTTATTTTCCAGATGACCAAAGTAGATTTCAGCCTGGTGCAGAACCTGCAGCGCAATGCCATTAAGCAATTGCTGGATCCGAAGGTATTTGAAAAGCTGCGCTCACAGGAAATGGCCGATCCTGCCCGGGCTTATACAGTAGAAGCATTGCTGGAGGACCTGGCCAGCGGCATTTTTGCAGAATGGTTTTCCGGCGCACCTGTCAGTACTAACCGGCGCATGGTGCAGAATGCCTACATCAATGAACTACTGGCATTGCTGCCGGTAATGGCCAACCTGCCAATGGCTGCGGAAGCGACGGTACGCCAGCAGGCGAAGCAATTACTGGCAGCAAGCCGTAAAGCCGCTGCTGCAACTAAGGATGAACTGACCAGGATACACCTGGAAGGCATTGCCAGGAAACTGGAAGAAGGCATTGTTGTTCCCCTGAAACAGGCGGAAAACCTGCGCGGCGAATAA
- a CDS encoding zinc-dependent metalloprotease, which produces MPKFFLTGLAVTAIAFSTVAQRPSTGQQPRQGAPTMPPAAGQPAPARGPRPYAEVITAKAESKQGLFTVHKVEDKYYFELADSLLGRDLLMVSRLAKAGVDMRSGSSMSGYAGDVLNQSVVRFEKGPNNKIFLRDLSFTERSGDSTKDMYTVVMNSNIQPIAQSFDVRSYNTDSVSGARSTVIEFTDLIASDNDLFFFGSSKSSFGIGAFQADKSYVVGIRTFPINTEIRTIKTYTRGGAAPGAIPTMSRGGSSGPVTVELNTSIVLLPKTPMQPRLADERVGYFTHGYTDFDANPQGVKRTSMIARWRLEPKDEDMEKYKRGELVEPKKPIIIYIDPATPAKWVPYLIAGVNDWQSAFEKAGFKNAIYARKAPTPQEDPSWSLEDARNSAIVYKPSSVANASGPHISDPRSGEIMETHINWYHNIMKLVHDWYFIQCAAVDTAARKMVFSDELMGQLIRFVSSHEVGHTLGLRHNFGASSATPVEKMRDKKWVEANGHTSSIMDYARFNYVAQPGDNIGAAGLFPRIGDYDKWAIEFGYRWLPNTVDEEAPILNKWIVEKLKEKKYWFGNEMDLSDPRAQSEDLGDNAMKASEYGIKNLKLIVANMKDWTATPNEGYDNLKTMYGQLISQLGRYIGHVTKNIGGRYETLKTMEQAGRVYEPVSKATQRQAVDFIKKQIFTTPTWLLNKEIIDLTGISPVSTISTLQESALDRMLRTVTLSKLLEAEVMYDSADVYRLTDYIKDLNQAILEEAYRQAPVSLYRRNLQRSYINKLINILMPPAAPAATSNPLLARSSGGGRSSDNNDVKAVVRANLSTLLPLLQRAGTVSADTMTRYHYQDLAVAVKNALAGKE; this is translated from the coding sequence ATGCCGAAATTCTTTCTTACAGGATTGGCTGTTACAGCCATTGCCTTTTCTACAGTGGCGCAGCGGCCTTCTACTGGTCAGCAACCCAGGCAGGGAGCACCAACAATGCCCCCGGCAGCAGGACAGCCCGCGCCGGCCAGAGGGCCAAGGCCGTATGCAGAAGTGATCACCGCCAAAGCCGAGTCAAAGCAGGGCCTGTTTACAGTACACAAGGTGGAAGACAAGTATTATTTTGAGCTGGCCGACAGCCTCCTGGGCCGCGACCTGCTCATGGTCAGCAGGCTGGCAAAGGCCGGGGTGGACATGCGCAGCGGTTCTTCCATGTCCGGTTATGCCGGCGACGTCCTGAACCAGTCCGTGGTCCGTTTTGAAAAAGGACCCAATAACAAGATCTTTCTCCGTGATCTCTCCTTCACTGAACGCTCCGGCGATTCCACAAAGGACATGTATACCGTGGTGATGAATTCCAATATTCAGCCCATCGCCCAGTCTTTTGATGTCCGTTCCTATAATACTGATTCAGTTTCCGGCGCCCGCAGCACCGTGATCGAGTTCACAGATCTCATCGCCAGTGACAATGACCTGTTCTTCTTTGGTTCGTCCAAAAGTTCCTTTGGTATTGGCGCCTTCCAGGCTGATAAATCCTATGTAGTAGGTATCAGGACCTTTCCCATCAATACCGAGATCAGGACCATTAAGACCTATACCCGTGGCGGCGCTGCACCCGGCGCCATCCCCACTATGTCCCGCGGCGGTTCCTCCGGTCCCGTTACCGTGGAGCTGAATACCTCTATTGTCCTGTTGCCCAAAACACCCATGCAGCCCCGCCTGGCGGACGAGCGCGTAGGTTATTTCACGCATGGCTATACTGATTTTGACGCCAATCCCCAGGGCGTGAAAAGGACTTCCATGATCGCCCGCTGGAGACTGGAGCCCAAAGACGAGGATATGGAGAAATACAAAAGAGGGGAACTGGTAGAGCCTAAAAAGCCCATCATCATTTATATTGATCCCGCCACTCCCGCCAAATGGGTTCCTTACCTGATTGCCGGCGTGAACGACTGGCAGTCTGCTTTTGAGAAAGCCGGTTTCAAAAATGCTATCTACGCCCGGAAAGCGCCCACGCCCCAGGAAGATCCCAGCTGGAGCCTGGAAGATGCCCGTAACTCGGCCATCGTATACAAGCCTTCCAGCGTAGCCAATGCCAGCGGTCCCCATATCTCTGACCCCCGTAGCGGTGAGATCATGGAAACGCATATCAACTGGTACCATAATATCATGAAGCTGGTACACGACTGGTACTTTATCCAGTGTGCAGCTGTAGATACCGCCGCCCGTAAAATGGTCTTCAGTGATGAGCTGATGGGCCAGCTGATCCGCTTTGTATCCTCCCATGAAGTAGGGCATACCCTGGGCCTGCGCCATAACTTCGGCGCCAGCTCTGCTACGCCGGTAGAAAAAATGCGCGACAAAAAATGGGTGGAAGCCAATGGACATACCAGTTCCATCATGGACTATGCCCGTTTCAACTACGTAGCCCAGCCCGGCGACAATATCGGCGCTGCCGGCCTCTTCCCCCGTATTGGTGATTACGACAAATGGGCCATTGAATTTGGTTACCGCTGGCTGCCCAATACCGTAGATGAAGAAGCACCCATCCTCAACAAATGGATCGTAGAGAAACTGAAAGAAAAGAAATACTGGTTCGGAAATGAAATGGACCTCAGCGATCCCCGCGCACAAAGTGAGGACCTGGGCGACAATGCCATGAAGGCCAGTGAGTACGGTATCAAGAACCTGAAGCTGATTGTAGCCAACATGAAAGACTGGACCGCTACACCCAATGAAGGATATGATAACCTGAAGACCATGTACGGACAGCTGATCAGCCAGCTGGGCCGCTATATTGGTCATGTTACCAAAAATATCGGCGGCCGCTATGAAACGCTCAAGACCATGGAGCAGGCCGGTCGCGTGTATGAGCCCGTGTCAAAAGCTACCCAGCGTCAGGCGGTGGACTTCATCAAAAAACAGATCTTCACTACGCCTACCTGGTTGCTGAACAAAGAGATCATTGACCTCACAGGCATCTCCCCGGTTTCTACTATCAGTACCCTGCAGGAATCAGCCCTGGACCGTATGCTGCGGACAGTGACCCTTTCCAAGCTGCTTGAAGCGGAAGTGATGTATGATTCTGCAGATGTTTACCGCCTCACTGATTACATCAAAGACCTCAACCAGGCTATCCTGGAAGAAGCCTACCGCCAGGCCCCTGTATCGCTGTACAGGAGGAACCTGCAACGGAGCTATATCAATAAGCTGATCAATATCCTGATGCCTCCCGCAGCCCCTGCGGCCACCAGCAACCCGCTCCTGGCCAGGAGCAGTGGCGGTGGAAGAAGCTCAGATAACAATGATGTGAAAGCTGTGGTACGCGCTAACCTCAGCACCCTGTTGCCGCTCCTGCAAAGGGCTGGCACTGTGTCTGCCGACACCATGACCAGGTACCATTACCAGGACCTGGCAGTGGCTGTTAAGAACGCGCTGGCAGGAAAAGAATAA
- a CDS encoding HTTM domain-containing protein, with amino-acid sequence MTAIKSWRWQQPVSIAPLVTFRILFGLLLFVSLLRFWWRGWIETVYVQPRFHFTYWGFEWVQPFAGAGMYWLFALILLAALFIALGLFYRLATIVFFLGFTYVELIDVTTYLNHYYFISLVAFILIWLPANRDFALDVYRQPASARKWTPAWTIGILRFQLAVVYLFAGLAKLNPDWLLHAEPMKTWLPARSHLPLAGPWMYQEWVAYLFSWAGAIYDCFIVFFLLNRRCRPYAYAVVVVFHVATAIFFPGIGLFPYVMILATLIFFSGSFHEKLLGLLPFYNRSPLTPPGRAFRFSYPGLMKAMLIIYIAVQLLIPVRFLFYPDHLFWHEEGYRFSWRVMLMEKAGVAYFTVRDSSGKRYSAINNAAFLTPLQEKMMSTQPDLLLKYAHHLRDVYAAEGWHRPAVYGEVYVALNGQRSRLFIDSTVNLGAAPLSWRHYQWILPYKH; translated from the coding sequence ATGACGGCGATTAAGTCCTGGCGCTGGCAACAACCGGTATCCATTGCTCCCCTGGTGACTTTCAGGATACTGTTTGGTCTGCTCCTATTTGTCAGCCTGCTGCGCTTCTGGTGGCGAGGCTGGATAGAAACTGTTTACGTACAGCCCCGCTTTCATTTCACCTATTGGGGATTTGAATGGGTGCAACCCTTCGCAGGCGCCGGTATGTACTGGCTCTTTGCCCTGATCCTGCTGGCGGCGCTGTTCATAGCGCTGGGCCTGTTCTATCGGCTGGCCACCATCGTATTCTTCCTCGGCTTCACCTATGTGGAACTGATAGATGTTACTACCTATCTCAATCACTATTATTTTATCAGCCTGGTAGCCTTTATCCTGATCTGGTTGCCGGCCAACAGGGACTTTGCCCTGGATGTGTATAGACAACCAGCCAGCGCCCGGAAATGGACGCCGGCCTGGACCATCGGCATCCTGCGGTTCCAGCTGGCCGTGGTCTATCTGTTTGCGGGTTTGGCTAAACTCAACCCCGACTGGCTCCTGCACGCAGAACCCATGAAGACCTGGCTGCCTGCCCGCAGTCATTTGCCCCTTGCCGGTCCCTGGATGTACCAGGAATGGGTGGCCTATCTCTTTTCCTGGGCCGGGGCCATCTATGATTGCTTCATCGTTTTCTTTTTACTGAACCGCCGGTGCAGACCCTATGCCTATGCGGTAGTGGTTGTCTTTCATGTGGCTACGGCTATCTTTTTCCCCGGTATCGGGTTATTCCCCTATGTCATGATCCTGGCCACCCTGATCTTTTTTTCGGGGAGCTTTCATGAAAAGCTATTGGGCCTATTGCCTTTTTACAATCGTAGCCCGCTAACGCCGCCCGGCCGGGCATTCAGGTTCTCCTATCCCGGGCTCATGAAGGCAATGCTGATCATATATATCGCCGTGCAACTGCTGATCCCGGTCCGTTTTCTTTTCTACCCCGATCACTTGTTCTGGCACGAGGAAGGATACCGGTTCTCCTGGCGGGTGATGCTTATGGAAAAAGCGGGAGTGGCCTATTTCACGGTGAGGGACAGTAGCGGCAAGCGGTATTCCGCCATCAATAATGCGGCTTTCCTGACACCCCTCCAGGAAAAGATGATGAGCACACAGCCTGATCTCCTGTTGAAATATGCACATCACCTGCGTGATGTGTATGCGGCGGAGGGCTGGCATCGGCCGGCCGTATACGGTGAAGTATATGTGGCGCTGAACGGGCAGCGTTCCCGCCTCTTTATTGATTCAACGGTCAATCTCGGCGCAGCGCCACTGAGCTGGCGCCATTATCAATGGATACTGCCCTATAAACACTAA